CAAGGCCCTAGAATGTATTACTGCATTTAACCTTTAAAGCAATCTCTTGAGGAAAGTaaagtgaaggaaataaaaatattttactccaaaaGATATTTCTTTGACCTATTTTGAAATGGCTGCTTCAGGACCCACAGACCAATGAGGCCCTGCAAATCAGtcttttgtgggggaaatttCCATTTGTTGCCAGGCCTTCCCTTTCTAGTCCTTTCCTGGATCTAGGAGAGATTAACTTAGAGTCtgataccttttttatttttacttttttaagagactgtcttgctctgtcacccaggctggagcgcagtgttgcaatcatagttcactgcatccttgaacttggtgggctcaagcaatcttcctgcctcagccttctgagcagctagaactacaggtgtgcgctgcAACAcccagctttctttttatttgtttttcatagaaacaggattttgctgttacccaggctgatctcaaactgctgggctcaaggaatcctccttccacaacctcccaaagtggagggcatgagccgccacgcccagcctgaCAAGAATTTACCACCTATTTTTTCTGAGGACTGCTACCTGTGaggtttcatctacataacaagaccccccaccccttcctagccaagcctcttcctttctccctcctatAATCTGTTTTGCCAGGATCCAAGCTTGCATTCTTTCTATAACCTCAAGATGATATATAAATTTCTGTATCTCATTGGTGGGTGGGTCTTCATTTTGAAGTCTCCCGTGTCTATGTGCTAAATACACTTGTATGCCTTTTCCCCTATTAATCAACCGGCCTCATGTCAATGATTTTCAGCGAATTTCCAGGGACCCAAGGCCAGTGCCCGTTTCACAGTTAAGAATGGCATTTCATATAACCTGTAATCTAATTGTTAGTTATGGGGTTCAGGACATGCTATCCCCAAAGTTCGGCTCCAAAGGACAGCATGTGCAAGGATTTTGGCTTTTCCCTTGAAGCAGATTGACCTTGGATGTACAGATTTCCTCGGAGAAAGTGAGACCCTTTTGTGAGATGGGCCCAGAGAAAAGGACCATCTTAGAAGACAAAGGACACAGGAAGGAATCAGAATGAACAAGCCTTGACGAGTTTCCCCCCCAGTTTACCCCTGTTTTAAAGTTGATATAAGACAGTCAACCAATGGTGTGACAGCTATCCTCCGTGAGAACGTAAGTGGCTCTGAAAAGAGCCTTTGGAAACAAGTAGGAAACCCAAGCTAGAGCAGGGGATTATGCTCGCTCACCACGGATACGACGCGCAAGCTGGATGTCCTTAGGCATAATAGTGACGCGCTTGGCGTGAATAGCACAGAGATTGGTGTCCTCAAAGAGCCCCACCAGATAGGCCTCGCACGCCTCTTGCAGCGCCATCACCGCCGAGCTCTGGAAACGAAGGTCAGTTTTGAAATCCTGCGCGATTTCTCGCACCAGGCGCTGAAATGGCAGTTTGCGGATGAGCAGCTCAGTCGACTTCTGATAACGGCGGATCTCGCGCAaggccacagtgcctggccggTAGCGGTGGGGCTTCTTCACACCGCCAGTCGCTGGAGCGCTTTTGCGCGCTGCCTTGGTGGCCAGCTGCTTCCGCGGTGCCTTGCCGCCGGTGGACTTCCGGGCTGTCTGCTTCGTCCGGGCCATAGTTGAGAAAGCTGTGCTCTGAAAGAAAGCACTGAATGAACAGTGGCTTCTACCAGAATTTATAACGATGATCTGATCCTGATTGGTCAGAACTGCTGTGGGAATAACCTGATTGGTTCTTAGTACTATCTTCATTTGGTTCCTGCCACCTCTTCCCCCGCCAACCCCTCCGCCcgactgagtctcattctgtctcccagggtggagtgtggtggtgcgatctcagctcactgcaacctctgcctcccaggttcaagcgattctgcctcagcctccggagtagctgagcaCTTGCCACAACGCCGCTAATTTTtgagtagagaaggggtttcaccatgttggccaggctggtctcaaactcctgacctcaagttatccgcccgcctcggactcccaaagtgcttggattacaggcgtgagccaccgcgctcgccCTCCGtgccaattttatttattgttttcaacCAATCATGTTAAGATTTCCCCAATGAAAATATAATCTGACCTAGAATTTGTATAGGTCAATTGTAGTCTTAAATTCATTTCCAATGGGTCATTTTTCCTATTTCGGATCgtgtaaaaatatatacagtagaaCAATGTATTTGCTAGTACTTCCAAAAAGTAGTTTCGTTTTGTAACTGCTTAATTAAATCTTTTAATGACTGTATCAACACCCAGAacaaaaataacttaaatttagTCTGGCACATTCTCcgctaaaacaccaaaaccttAGTTTTGCCCAGTGTAGTGTGGGGAAGGAGTTTGATAGGTGCTTGAACCAATAAATGGTATCTAACCTCTTCATTAACTGAGTTTAAAGCAATCCAATGGCTGATTGGATTAATTATGTAAAACATTGCTTAATTTCATTAGCATGCGCGAAATTATAGGTTTGCGTCAGCGATTAGATTTTTCCAGTGAATCTGTGTAGTTCTGACAACAGCATTTTATTAGGATGGAGATTTTAGTTGATCAAAGGACTATCAGGTTCTGGTATTGATAAAGACccataaaaactacaaaaaggttggtttaacatttgtTATATTCACAGGAGCAAATGATCACCAGAAATACTTttgtttaggttttgtttttcttttttgagacggggtctcgctctgtctcccaggctgcagtgcagtggtgaggtcttggctcactgaaatctcaaactcctggggctcaaagTGTTCCTTCTGCTGTCAAGTTTCTTCTGCCGCCAAGTACAGGCGAGGGCCGCTGCGCCccgcattgatttttttttttttttttttttagatggagtctcgctctgtcgacgcccaggctggagtgcagtggcgtgatctcggcccactgcaacctctgcctcctgggttcaagcgattctcctgcctcagcctccctagcaacGCTCGCCACCACGaacgactaatttttgtgtttttagtaaggacgaggtttcaccatattggccaggatggtctcgatatcttgacctcgtggtccaccctcctcggcctcccaaagtgctgggattacaggcgtgagccaccgcgcccagcctttttagAGGCAGTGGTCTCGTTATCACGGTGGTCTGGAACTCAAGGTCCCAAGAgatttctcccctccccacccatctgcctcagtttcccaaaatgctgagcaCGCGTAAACCACGGCGCCCTGtcccaaaatgttttttaaagaccCAGAAAGGTGTTTGTGGGGAGAGGACAATGAAGGAGGGTGCTTTAACAGTATAATGAAGCAATTAGATAGTATTCACTAGGCCTGATTCAATACCTTTATTTTACCCAATAGGAAACTAATGACCTCAGTGCTTGAACTCGGCCACAAATTTCTGATAGGTTTGGAGAACAGAGTGCTCAGTTCTTCCGTAGAAATGGTGGGTGGCTCTGAAAAGAGCCTTTTGTC
This is a stretch of genomic DNA from Rhinopithecus roxellana isolate Shanxi Qingling chromosome 4, ASM756505v1, whole genome shotgun sequence. It encodes these proteins:
- the LOC104670865 gene encoding histone H3.1 encodes the protein MARTKQTARKSTGGKAPRKQLATKAARKSAPATGGVKKPHRYRPGTVALREIRRYQKSTELLIRKLPFQRLVREIAQDFKTDLRFQSSAVMALQEACEAYLVGLFEDTNLCAIHAKRVTIMPKDIQLARRIRGERA